TAAAAAAGGTGTGCCACACTATGTAGCGGTGGCGTTTATGTTAACAGGGCCAATTATTAACCCTATTGTACTGTTTGCAACATTTATTGCATTTGGTAATAATATAGAAATGGTTATTTATCGTGCTGGAGCTGCTATGATCATTGCTTATATAATAGGAATCGTATTATCATATTTAAAAATCGAGAATCCATTAAAACACGATCTAGTTACAATTCCAGTTGATCATTCAATTCCTGCAAGGAAAAAATTATGGAGTGTTTGTGTACATGCTATAGAAGAATTTTTCTCTATGGGTAAATTTTTAATTTTAGGTGCATTTATTGCAGCGTTCGTACAAACATTTATTCCAACTTCAACATTAATGCATATAGGTAATGGACAAGTTGCTAGTATTCTAGTAATGATGGCATTAGCGTTTATTTTATCTCTTTGCTCTGAGGCTGATGCATTCGTAGCATCTTCATTTCAAAGTACGTTTTCTTTAAACTCAATCGTTGCGTTTATGGTTATTGGTCCAATGATCGATATAAAAAATACATTAATGTTATTCCAACATTTCAAAAGTCGATATGTATTCATTATTATTGGATTAGTTATTGTATTAACGTTTTTCACAACATTATTCATTTAAGGGAGAATCAATATGGCAAGAGCATATGTACTATTAGGATTTACCTTCTTTTTAATGCAATTGCATATTAAAGGTACGATTTCAAAATATATTAATATGAAATACTCTTATTTATCTCTGACAGCTGGGATATTATTTGCATTTCTAACTTTAATTCAAGTAATTCATACTTTAAGAACTAGTCATGATGAAGATGAACAGCATAGCCATGATCATGACGACGGCCATAGCCACCATCATGATCATAATTGTGATCATACTTGTGTACATGGACATGTTCATAAAGAAGCAAAAGGGTTTAAAAAGTTTTTAAATGGTTTAGTTTTCATCTTTCCATTGTTTACAGGTATATTTTTGCCCGTTGCAACTTTGGACTCTACGATTGTACAAGCTAAAGGGTTTCATTTTCCAGTTTCAGAACCGGGTAATAATGATCCTTTTATGCAAAGGCAGTATTTAAAGCCAGATTTAAGTATCTACTATGGGCAAGAAGGGTATCAAAAATTAATTAAACAAGAATCAAAAGAATATATAAATAAGAAAAGCATTGTGCTAAATGATTATGACTTTCTTAAAGGAATGGAAGTTTTATATGATGAGCCTGGAAAATATTTAGGAAAACAATTAACATATAAAGGCTTTATTTATCATGAAAAAGGATTAAAAAAGAATCAGGTTTTCTTATTTAGATTTGGAATTATTCACTGTGTTGCCGATTCCGGTGTATATGGAGTGCTAATTGATTTGCCTGATGGGCAAACGTTTAAAAATGATCAATGGATTGAAGCTACTGGTTATATACAACAAATGTACTATCAACCATTTAAAGTAAACATTCCTTATTTAGACGTCACTAAAATTAAGGAAATTCAACCACCAAAAGATGAATATGTATACCGTAACAAGTAAAATGAGCCTAATTGGCTCATTTTTTTTTACTTTTAGGATAAACAACTAACTAATTCATATAAAAATGACTTTTTTAAAAATTTCATTTACCGTAATGGCATTAAAAATAGAAAAATAATATAAAAAACTTGTTCATATCTAGACATGTACACATTCAATATCTAAATTTCTACGTATGTTATAAATGTACAATAAATAATTATAGAGGTGTTCTTAAATGTGGGGATTTTGTGGTTGCAATCGTAGAAGAGAAGAAAGAGAAGAAGTATCTCCAGTAAGAGATATGAGAGAGTTTGTTGAAGTTCGTAGACCATGTAATGAATGTGATTGTCATAGAAATAATGACAATGACAGAGTAATGAGTGAAAATATGAATAATGGCCATTCGAATAGAAACAGAAACAGAAACATGAACGAAAACAGAAACATGAACGAAAACAGAAACATGAACGAAAACAGAAACAGAAACGAAAACAGAAACGAAAACAGAAACGAAAACAGAAACAGAAACGAAAACAGAAATATGAATAATAATAGACGTAGTGGATGTGGAAGAAATAGAAATATGAATAACAGTATGGTATCGCCAGCAACAAGCTCATTTTGTGATACTCAATTAGAAGCTGCAAGAAATAGTTGCGTTGTAAATCCGTTCACAGTATTCAATCGCTGTAATAATAATAATATGTAATCTATTTAAAAAAGAGCTTTTACACTAATTGAATTATGAACTTTTTTATGAGGTGTCTTTTACGGCATCTCTTTTTTTACAAATCAAAATTCTAATCATTTTTTCATTCTATTTTATAGGGCTTGTACATACGTTTTATTAGAGGTGATTTAATGAGACAATCAATATATATAAAATCTATTAATCTTAAACGTGTAACGGCAAGTGTCTTTGTAGGCATTGTCTTATTATTTTTGTTAGCGAGTTTATTTGTAACATCAATGAAAAATACTAAATCATATTATGTACATCAATGGTTTGAAAAAATGAGCTATGAAGGATTTATTAAAGCGTTTGAATATGAAAATGGTCATTTTAAGGTAGGAGACGATTCTACTAAAAATGGACAACCTATCGGTAATATACTTTTTTCATTCATTACAAATATTAGACTGTACGATCCAAAAAGTTTATTAGTGCATGAAATATCAAGTATGACAAAATTCGAAAATAATATCTTAGTTGCTGGAGAAGGAATTGATTTTACGAATCTTCCAATAGAATCAAGTTTAACACTCGACGAAATTAACCAAAATCCAACTGTTAAAGATCCAGTTAATGAACCAATTAAAAATCCAACAAATCCACCATCAAAAACTACAAATGGAAAAGATGTCTTTTTTATTTACCACACACATAGCTGGGAATCATTTTTACCTTTAATTCCAGGTGCAAAGTCGCCAAATCAAGCTTCTTCTCCAAAAGTAAATGTAAGCTTATTAGGTGAACGATTGAAAAAGAATTTAGAAGCAAATGGAATCGGTGCGATTGACGATAAAACAAATATTGGGGCTGAATTAACGAAAAGAAATTGGAATTGGGGAAGTTCATATAAAATGTCTAGATTGGTTGTACAAGATGCGCTTTCTCAAGATCAAGATTTGAATTATCTTATTGATATACATCGTGATGATCAAAGAAAAAATGTGACAACTACTGAAATTAATGGGCAAAAATACGCAAAGTTATACTTTATAGTTGGAGTAGAAAACAAAAATTATAGAAAAAACTTAGCGTTAGCTAAAGAATTAAATAATGAAATTATGAAATTTAACAAAGGTTTAACAAGAGGAATATTTAGTAAAAACTATAAACAAGGGAATGGCGTTTATAACCAAGATTTATCACCGCACTCAATATTAATTGAAGTAGGTGGAGTCGATAATACATTACCTGAACTTTATAGAACAATTGACTTGCTCTCAGATATCTTAAGTAAATACTATTGGGATCATCAATAGTAGTTACAAGATATAAAGAAGACCATGAAAAGAAAAAACTTTTCATTGGTCTTCTTTTTTCTTATTCAATAAAATTTCTATTCCCAAGTCATTTAAACTCTCTTTCATAACCATCAGTAAATTGTAAAGAATAGATACTAAGTAATTAGTTAAGACCTTAAGATGGAGGGTTAGAAATGAAAAAAGGAATTATTATCTTACTATTAATGTGCTTAATTGGGACATCAAAACCGGTCAATGCATTTGCGGTCCAAAATGAAGTATTAGAAGATGCAGTATTATCAATTCTTTTTCCTAGTATAAATGACCGTTTATATAAAATGTTCGGTCCAGGAGAACAATATAATTGTGCAACAATAACAAATATAAAAAAGAAATATAATGGTACATACGTATTCGGAGCAACAATTCAATTAATTGCATATAAACAAGATCAACAACCACCTTACACTCTTGTTAAATTTAATTATTCAAATGATGACGGTGAATGGAGCATTCGCTCTGTTACGAAAGAACCAATTCAAACAAAAACTACTTCTTTATGTAGGCCACCTGTCTAATATTATTTTGAGGTAGAGTGCGATATTTTGGTAAATAATGTAAAAAAATATTAGGTAAAAAGATTTAAATTTATCATTTTGGATGATAAATTTAATATAAAGTATGATATGATAAAGAAAAAAATTAAAGGTGGCAATATCGTTGGCGGGAATTGATTCAATAAAGGAGATAATCTATATTTATGGTGATAACCATAATCATTGCTTTATAACATCAGGTATTAATTATAAAGAGTTTGTTCAAGGACTTCCTTTTCCTCTTCAAAACATTCTTTTGCTAAAACACGATATTCAATGGTCCGAATTTAATTTAAATTCTTCTTTTTACTATGTTGAAAGAGAATATATTAATCAGTTTATATTAGAGCATAGTGAACATGATGACCTATGTTGGATCGACTTTGAAGAATTAGCAGATCTAGATGAGTTAGAGCCTAAAGAAATTGCAGAATTACTGTATCTTGCTCACAAAAAAGAACCATTACAAAAACCTTTTATACCAAGACTAAACAATTCTTTTGCATACATGAACATAAGTGATGGAATGTATCAAAAGGTTTATTATAAACGAACTAATGACTTTATTTTTATGCTTTGTAATGTCATTTCATCTAAAATTACACAACTTCAGAGAAGAAGTTTAAAAATATTTAATCGTTCAAAACAAATTAATCCAATAAATATTAAATTAATGTTGACACTATACCCTTTAATGGAGGATGGATTAATAATTGATCTAAGTGAAAGAGTTGAAAATAGAAAAGTAATCGAAATCCCAATTTTCCGAGTTGATTTTTATTCTGGTGTAGATGAAATTTTGGAAAATGTTGAAGAGTATCGTGACCTGACAAATCATATTGCAAATTTAACTTATTCAAAAAAAGATGATGAATGGTCTGTCGTTCAAGTTTAAAGATATTAAATGTACGGTTTGTGACGATTACTTATATTGAAAAGGTAAGTGAATGTTGGCGAGGAATTTAAATAGACCTTTAAGGTTCTTTCATTGTGTAGATGGAGACAAAAATTTTCTAATCTGAAAGGACCTTAAAGGTCTTTTTTTGCTTTTTTCAATCTATCCTTAAAGAATTGCACTTAGGACAATTAATAAATTATAGAAAATAGTAACAATTACCGAAAATAATCCAAATCCAATAGCTGTATAACCTAAAGTAGAATGACCTTTAGTTACAGAGTATATACCAAGCGCGATTCCAACGATTCCAAATAAAACAGGCATTAAAAATAACGAAAATAGTGAAAAAAATAGAGCTACGTATCCAATTACAATTCCAGAGGCATGAGATTTATCTGAAGTTGTTTCCGAATAAAACACATTCCTTGTGGGATAAAACTCTGCACTATATTCTTCATTTTGATCCTTTGGTAAATTGTGATTACGTTTATGTTCTTTATGCTTTTTATGACGATACATTTTATTACACTCCTTTCTTTTAATGCCTTATCTTTAGTATGTAACTTTGAATTCCATTGATAAGTAGAAAGTATTAGTAATTTTGAAGGATATGATTAAAGAATTTAGAATTTTTAAAAATGAATTATTTGTAAAATTGTGCTATAATTTTGATTATAATGAAGTGCAATTGGAGATGATTGAATGAGTCAAGTTAAGTCAGATTTAGAAATTGCTTTTGAATCAGAAATGAAAAAAATAAACGAAATTGCAGATAATTTAAATCTTTTTGATGAAGAAGTTGAAAACTATGGGCATTATAAAGCTAAATTGTCATTATCAATTTTAGACCGATTAAAAGAAAATGAAGATGGTAAATTAATCTTAGTTACTTCAATAAATCCAACTCCTGCTGGTGAAGGTAAATCAACTGTCACTGTTGGGCTTGCACAAGCTTTCCACAAAATTGGCAAAAATGCAATCGTAGCATTGCGTGAACCATCTTTAGGGCCAACAATGGGCGTAAAAGGCGGTGCAACTGGAGGAGGTTATTCTCAAGTTTTACCAATGGATGATATTAATTTACATTTTAACGGTGATATCCATGCTATTACTACGACGAATAATGCTTTAGCAGCATTTATCGATAATCATATCCATCAAGGAAATGAACTTGAAATTGATGTGCGTAGAATTGCTTGGAAGAGAGTAGTCGATTTAAATGATCGTGCTTTAAGAAATGTCGTTGTAGGTTTAGGCGGTCCATCTGGCGGGGTTCCAAGAGAAGATGGGTTTGATATAACGGTTGCTTCTGAAATCATGGCGGTTCTTTGTTTAGCGACATCAATTCAAGATTTAAAAGAAAGACTTAAACGAATTGTTGTTGCCTATACTATACATAAAACTCCAGTAACTGTTGGAGATTTAAAAGTAGAAGGTGCACTATCATTATTACTTAAAGACGCAATTAAACCAAATCTTGTTCAAACGATTGAACACACTCCTGCAATTATTCATGGTGGTCCATTTGCTAATATTGCTCATGGCTGTAACAGTGTTATTGCAACTAAAATGGCAATGAAATTAGGGGAATATGTTGTAACGGAAGCCGGTTTTGGTGCAGATTTAGGAGCAGAAAAATTCTTAAATATCAAAACTAGAGCTTTAGGTGTTACTCCTGATGCAGTTGTAATCGTTGCAACAATTAGAGCATTAAAAATGCATGGTGGCGTAAATAAAAATGAATTGACGAATGAAAACGCTTTAGCAGTAAAAGATGGAATTCAAAATATTGAAAAGCATGTGGAAACAGTTCGCAAATTCAATGTACCTGTTGTTGTAGCAATTAATAAATTTATTTCTGACTCAGAGGAAGAAATAAGTGTATTAAAACAATGGGGACAAGATAACGGCATAAGGATTGTCTTAACAGAAGTTTGGGAATATGGTGGTAAAGGTGGCGTAGAGCTAGCTGAATCTCTTGTTAGTATGTTAAAAGATCCTAAAGATAAATTTAATTATTTATATGAATTATCAGATTCTATTGAAAATAAAATAGAAAAAATTGCAAAAGAAGTTTATGGTGCAGACGGAGTAAATATTTCTCCTAAAGCAAAAAAACAAATTTTGGAATTTAATGAGAATGGTTGGGGCAACCTACCAATTTGTATGGCAAAATCTCAATATTCGTTATCTGACCAACCAAGTTTAGTTGGAAGACCTACTGGATTTAAAGTGGAAATAAGGGAACTAAAAGCATCAATTGGTGCAGGGTTTATTGTTGCACTAACAGGGAACGTAATGACAATGCCAGGTTTACCGAAAAAACCAGCTGCATTAAATATGGACGTAGATGAACTAGGCCGTCCAAAAGGATTGTTTTAATTAACTTAATCATTCTACTGAAAAAATATACTCGCATTTTATGCCAGTCAGAGTGTTGAAATATAAAATCGTCAATAGGGAAAACGGACTTTAAGTGAACATTTAATAATAATAAAATTAGCATTTTATGAATGATTTTTTAATGGTTTTAAATGTAAAAGTGTTTGAGCAATTTCATTTTCCAACAATACTAGTAATGATTTTTTTAGAAGTTAAAAATATTATGGGCTATTTTTAGGAAAATAAATTCGATTATTTAGTTTAATAATTTTTCGATATTAATTGATCTATAAGCTGATTAAATACAACAGTTAGATTACTCTAAGTAAAGGCTATTTGACTAATATTTATTGCAGACTTTTTTGATTGAATAAGTTGATTGGAACGGAGGGGTGATCGACTCCTATGGGATTAGCGGGAAGGCTGAGACCCCGCAGGCTCGCCGAGGCCACTGAAAAACAGTCAATTTTATTTACTGTAATCTATATATGATCTAAAAAAGGCGATTTTTCGTTCAGAATTGAACGGAAAATCGCCTTTTCCTTTATACATTTTTATTTTTCTTCCTTCATTAAGGTCAGTATTCGTTTTAAATTAACTGCGAATATGGCCATTGCCCCTTGCATTTCCATGCCTAATAGACCCGTGGAATTTGCTACATTGTACCCGTGTCTGTGTTTTAATTCACTATTTTTTGCTTCAATTTTATAGCGTTCTTTTGATTTCTCTTTGAAATATTCGCTTTCTTGAAATTGTGCATGCTCTTTGTGTTCAGTTGATTTAATTGTTACACTATATGATTTACTTTTGGCACCTTCTTTGTAACATCCTTCTTTAAAGGGACATTTTTTACATTTTTCAATATCAAAGTAATACATATCACGCGGATTTTTTTTCTGATTTTTTCTTTCTTGTCTTCTTTTTCGGATTGCCATATGACCTGCCTTGCAAACGTACATACCCGCATCCTTATTATATTGAAATTCATCTTCTTTTTTACGTGTTCCATGTGTAATCGTTGGGTTTAATTTCGAAACTAATTTTAATTCATTTTCATTTACGTATTGAAGATTATCAATCTCTGAATAAGCTGTATCACCAATGACTGTATCAATTTCCATTCCTGTTTCACAACTTTTTTCAATCAATGTTTGTAGGTACTTTCCATCATTTTTTTCACCAGTAGTAACCAATGCAGCTGTAATAAGACGCTCTTCGTTCATCGCAATATGTGTTTTATAACCAAAGAATGAGGTATCAGCTGATTTGTGACCAGTTTTTGCGTCAGGATCATGTGAAAATTCTAGGTTGCCCTCGTAATCTTCTACAATTTCTTTTAGATAGTTTAGTTTTTCTTTGACTTTTGGATATTCACGGA
This genomic interval from Gottfriedia acidiceleris contains the following:
- a CDS encoding permease translates to MSTNFYHSFLQMNTIFISIVVEALPFILIGVFISGIIQIFITEEMLYKLIPKNRYKAVLVAILLGFIFPGCECGIVPIVSRLIKKGVPHYVAVAFMLTGPIINPIVLFATFIAFGNNIEMVIYRAGAAMIIAYIIGIVLSYLKIENPLKHDLVTIPVDHSIPARKKLWSVCVHAIEEFFSMGKFLILGAFIAAFVQTFIPTSTLMHIGNGQVASILVMMALAFILSLCSEADAFVASSFQSTFSLNSIVAFMVIGPMIDIKNTLMLFQHFKSRYVFIIIGLVIVLTFFTTLFI
- a CDS encoding TIGR03943 family putative permease subunit encodes the protein MARAYVLLGFTFFLMQLHIKGTISKYINMKYSYLSLTAGILFAFLTLIQVIHTLRTSHDEDEQHSHDHDDGHSHHHDHNCDHTCVHGHVHKEAKGFKKFLNGLVFIFPLFTGIFLPVATLDSTIVQAKGFHFPVSEPGNNDPFMQRQYLKPDLSIYYGQEGYQKLIKQESKEYINKKSIVLNDYDFLKGMEVLYDEPGKYLGKQLTYKGFIYHEKGLKKNQVFLFRFGIIHCVADSGVYGVLIDLPDGQTFKNDQWIEATGYIQQMYYQPFKVNIPYLDVTKIKEIQPPKDEYVYRNK
- the spoIIP gene encoding stage II sporulation protein P; the encoded protein is MRQSIYIKSINLKRVTASVFVGIVLLFLLASLFVTSMKNTKSYYVHQWFEKMSYEGFIKAFEYENGHFKVGDDSTKNGQPIGNILFSFITNIRLYDPKSLLVHEISSMTKFENNILVAGEGIDFTNLPIESSLTLDEINQNPTVKDPVNEPIKNPTNPPSKTTNGKDVFFIYHTHSWESFLPLIPGAKSPNQASSPKVNVSLLGERLKKNLEANGIGAIDDKTNIGAELTKRNWNWGSSYKMSRLVVQDALSQDQDLNYLIDIHRDDQRKNVTTTEINGQKYAKLYFIVGVENKNYRKNLALAKELNNEIMKFNKGLTRGIFSKNYKQGNGVYNQDLSPHSILIEVGGVDNTLPELYRTIDLLSDILSKYYWDHQ
- a CDS encoding DUF3888 domain-containing protein, which produces MKKGIIILLLMCLIGTSKPVNAFAVQNEVLEDAVLSILFPSINDRLYKMFGPGEQYNCATITNIKKKYNGTYVFGATIQLIAYKQDQQPPYTLVKFNYSNDDGEWSIRSVTKEPIQTKTTSLCRPPV
- a CDS encoding oxalate:formate antiporter — encoded protein: MAGIDSIKEIIYIYGDNHNHCFITSGINYKEFVQGLPFPLQNILLLKHDIQWSEFNLNSSFYYVEREYINQFILEHSEHDDLCWIDFEELADLDELEPKEIAELLYLAHKKEPLQKPFIPRLNNSFAYMNISDGMYQKVYYKRTNDFIFMLCNVISSKITQLQRRSLKIFNRSKQINPINIKLMLTLYPLMEDGLIIDLSERVENRKVIEIPIFRVDFYSGVDEILENVEEYRDLTNHIANLTYSKKDDEWSVVQV
- a CDS encoding permease codes for the protein MYRHKKHKEHKRNHNLPKDQNEEYSAEFYPTRNVFYSETTSDKSHASGIVIGYVALFFSLFSLFLMPVLFGIVGIALGIYSVTKGHSTLGYTAIGFGLFSVIVTIFYNLLIVLSAIL
- a CDS encoding formate--tetrahydrofolate ligase produces the protein MSQVKSDLEIAFESEMKKINEIADNLNLFDEEVENYGHYKAKLSLSILDRLKENEDGKLILVTSINPTPAGEGKSTVTVGLAQAFHKIGKNAIVALREPSLGPTMGVKGGATGGGYSQVLPMDDINLHFNGDIHAITTTNNALAAFIDNHIHQGNELEIDVRRIAWKRVVDLNDRALRNVVVGLGGPSGGVPREDGFDITVASEIMAVLCLATSIQDLKERLKRIVVAYTIHKTPVTVGDLKVEGALSLLLKDAIKPNLVQTIEHTPAIIHGGPFANIAHGCNSVIATKMAMKLGEYVVTEAGFGADLGAEKFLNIKTRALGVTPDAVVIVATIRALKMHGGVNKNELTNENALAVKDGIQNIEKHVETVRKFNVPVVVAINKFISDSEEEISVLKQWGQDNGIRIVLTEVWEYGGKGGVELAESLVSMLKDPKDKFNYLYELSDSIENKIEKIAKEVYGADGVNISPKAKKQILEFNENGWGNLPICMAKSQYSLSDQPSLVGRPTGFKVEIRELKASIGAGFIVALTGNVMTMPGLPKKPAALNMDVDELGRPKGLF
- a CDS encoding IS1182 family transposase, which produces MISNQESFTLSPFMALYDLIVPKDNILRQINELVDFTFVLEELKNKYCLDNGRNAVPPIRMFKYLLLKSIFDLSDVDVVERSKYDMSFKYFLDMAPEESVINSSSLTKFRKLRLKDVELLDMLINKTVEIALEKELIKSTSIIVDATHTRSRYNQKSPKEFLMEKSKLLRKAVYQINEGMRGKFPEKPTTNDLIDEIKYSQKVIQSVEKEESIREYPKVKEKLNYLKEIVEDYEGNLEFSHDPDAKTGHKSADTSFFGYKTHIAMNEERLITAALVTTGEKNDGKYLQTLIEKSCETGMEIDTVIGDTAYSEIDNLQYVNENELKLVSKLNPTITHGTRKKEDEFQYNKDAGMYVCKAGHMAIRKRRQERKNQKKNPRDMYYFDIEKCKKCPFKEGCYKEGAKSKSYSVTIKSTEHKEHAQFQESEYFKEKSKERYKIEAKNSELKHRHGYNVANSTGLLGMEMQGAMAIFAVNLKRILTLMKEEK